The following are encoded in a window of Bradyrhizobium sp. WBOS07 genomic DNA:
- a CDS encoding isoprenylcysteine carboxylmethyltransferase family protein yields the protein MSFDFSKLLSVAWGGWTTTWPTQLLALIWLAFLASWVGASFWQGQTKKQVMTLESQRYRLPILVGGILYTPFIAEAMGWKPLWVLGNTGIIIAAVLSVAGIAFAWWGRLHLGKFWSNTITHKEDHRVIDTGPYGIVRHPIYTGLIFGMLVTGVAIGLVTTILGAILISLGMWQKGRMEEVFLSKELGEDAYGAYCRRVPMIIPFLSPR from the coding sequence ATGTCCTTCGATTTCAGCAAGCTTCTCTCTGTCGCCTGGGGCGGCTGGACCACGACCTGGCCGACGCAATTGCTCGCCCTGATCTGGCTCGCTTTTCTGGCCAGCTGGGTCGGCGCCTCGTTCTGGCAGGGGCAGACCAAGAAGCAGGTGATGACGCTGGAGTCTCAGCGCTATCGCTTGCCGATCCTGGTCGGCGGCATTCTGTACACACCGTTCATTGCGGAAGCCATGGGTTGGAAGCCGCTTTGGGTGCTCGGCAACACCGGCATCATCATCGCTGCGGTCCTCTCAGTCGCCGGCATTGCCTTCGCCTGGTGGGGGCGGCTGCATCTCGGAAAATTCTGGTCCAACACCATCACCCACAAGGAAGACCACCGCGTCATCGACACCGGCCCCTACGGTATCGTCCGTCACCCGATCTACACCGGCCTGATCTTCGGTATGCTGGTGACCGGCGTTGCGATCGGCTTGGTGACGACGATCCTCGGCGCCATCCTGATCTCGCTCGGCATGTGGCAGAAGGGCCGGATGGAAGAGGTGTTCCTCTCCAAGGAGCTCGGCGAAGACGCCTACGGCGCCTATTGCCGCCGCGTGCCGATGATCATCCCGTTCCTGTCGCCGCGTTAA